One Sagittula stellata E-37 genomic window carries:
- a CDS encoding NAD(P)/FAD-dependent oxidoreductase, producing MPFENSPHAPRRIAVIGGGISGLGAAYMLAENAHVTLFEAEPRLGGHARTRMAGRNGDQPVDTGFIVFNYANYPLLTRLFEELDVPVTPSDMSFSASLGGGRMEYGLRDLKAIFAQKRNLGNPKFWGMLRDVMRFNARAVDVARDRSLSLRQFLDVLGTGAWFRDYYLLPLSGAIWSTPTEKIMDFPAHALVTFFQNHALLSATGQHQWWTVQGGSVEYVRRLTAALVGRGATLRPDTPVQAVRRAGGEVRIKVAGADWETFDEVVMATHGDTSLRLLDDPSVEERAALSKVAYQPNRVVLHADVSLMPKRRAAWSSWNYTEAADKTVETIDLTYWMNCLQPIPKDDPMFVTLNSTRPIRDELIYDEVILRHPVYDEGMLEAQAQVARFNGAQNTWFCGAWMRNGFHEDGLASAADVVEAIHAGNRLGAVA from the coding sequence ATGCCGTTCGAAAACAGCCCGCACGCGCCACGCCGCATCGCCGTCATCGGAGGCGGTATCTCCGGTCTCGGCGCGGCGTACATGCTGGCGGAGAACGCGCATGTCACCCTGTTCGAGGCCGAGCCGCGCCTTGGCGGCCATGCCCGCACCCGTATGGCCGGTCGCAACGGCGATCAACCGGTCGACACCGGCTTCATCGTGTTCAACTACGCGAACTATCCCCTGCTGACGCGCCTCTTCGAGGAGCTGGACGTGCCGGTGACCCCTTCGGACATGAGCTTTTCCGCCTCGCTCGGCGGCGGGCGCATGGAGTACGGGTTGCGCGACCTGAAGGCGATCTTCGCGCAGAAGCGCAACCTCGGGAACCCGAAGTTCTGGGGGATGCTGCGCGACGTCATGCGGTTCAACGCCCGTGCGGTGGACGTGGCCCGCGACCGCAGCCTGTCGCTGCGCCAGTTCCTTGACGTGCTGGGCACCGGGGCGTGGTTCCGCGACTACTACCTGCTGCCCCTTTCGGGCGCGATCTGGTCGACGCCGACCGAGAAGATCATGGATTTCCCCGCCCACGCGCTGGTCACCTTCTTCCAGAACCACGCGCTGCTCAGCGCCACCGGACAGCACCAGTGGTGGACGGTTCAGGGCGGTTCGGTGGAATACGTGCGGCGGCTTACCGCCGCGCTTGTGGGGCGCGGCGCGACACTCAGGCCGGACACACCGGTGCAGGCGGTGCGGCGTGCGGGCGGCGAAGTCCGGATCAAGGTGGCGGGCGCCGACTGGGAAACGTTCGACGAGGTGGTGATGGCCACCCATGGCGACACCTCCCTGCGGTTGCTGGACGATCCGAGTGTCGAGGAGCGCGCGGCGCTGTCGAAGGTCGCCTACCAGCCGAACCGCGTGGTCCTGCACGCCGACGTGTCCCTGATGCCGAAGCGCCGCGCCGCGTGGTCTTCGTGGAACTACACGGAGGCCGCCGACAAGACCGTCGAGACCATCGACCTGACCTACTGGATGAATTGCCTGCAGCCGATCCCGAAGGACGACCCGATGTTCGTCACGCTCAACAGCACGCGGCCCATCCGCGACGAGCTGATCTACGACGAGGTCATCCTGCGGCACCCGGTCTACGACGAAGGCATGCTTGAGGCGCAGGCCCAGGTGGCCCGCTTCAACGGCGCGCAGAACACATGGTTCTGCGGGGCCTGGATGCGCAACGGCTTCCATGAGGACGGGCTGGCCAGCGCCGCCGACGTGGTCGAGGCGATCCACGCGGGCAACAGGCTCGGGGCCGTGGCATGA
- a CDS encoding sigma-70 family RNA polymerase sigma factor, with the protein MGMFTAPQQTDPCDSLPPAMTAGGGRSSLRRQKRTAVNRQSDSDREREQATWAALLIRIRDHRDEAAFAALFSHFAPRLKGFLIRSGADAAQAEECVQEVMTTLWQKAALFDPERASAATWLFTIARNKRIDLLRRARRPEPEDLPWGPEPDPDQAEMLGLQQETEALGSAVAALPPKQRDLIHKAYFGEMTHSEIAAETGLPLGTIKSRIRLALDRLRHAMDGKNER; encoded by the coding sequence ATGGGCATGTTCACCGCACCGCAGCAGACCGACCCTTGCGACTCCTTGCCCCCTGCCATGACGGCGGGCGGCGGGCGATCAAGCCTGAGACGACAAAAGAGGACCGCCGTGAACAGACAGTCCGACAGCGACCGCGAACGAGAGCAGGCCACCTGGGCCGCGCTCCTGATCCGCATTCGCGACCATCGGGACGAAGCCGCCTTTGCCGCGCTGTTCTCGCATTTCGCGCCGCGTCTTAAGGGTTTTCTGATCCGTAGCGGCGCCGACGCCGCACAGGCCGAGGAATGCGTGCAGGAGGTGATGACGACGCTCTGGCAGAAAGCCGCGCTGTTCGATCCCGAGCGCGCCTCGGCCGCGACGTGGTTGTTCACCATCGCGCGGAACAAGCGGATCGACCTGCTGCGCCGCGCCCGGCGTCCGGAGCCGGAAGACCTGCCCTGGGGACCGGAGCCCGACCCGGACCAGGCAGAGATGCTGGGACTTCAACAGGAGACGGAGGCGCTTGGCTCCGCCGTGGCCGCGCTGCCGCCGAAACAGCGCGACCTGATCCACAAGGCCTATTTCGGCGAGATGACCCACAGCGAGATCGCCGCCGAAACGGGGCTGCCGCTGGGCACCATAAAGTCACGCATAAGGCTTGCGCTGGACCGCCTGCGCCACGCCATGGACGGAAAGAACGAGAGATGA
- a CDS encoding ChrR family anti-sigma-E factor, whose product MTEINHHLTESLVMGYAAGTLPEAVNLIVAAHVSMCDTCRAAVEAHEALGGALLDDTDAVAMDDGALQRALDAVRGADPEPRPIRVAEPDPIVPAPLADYIGGGLDDVRWRPLGMGVKQAILPTAPGATARLLFIPAGTAVPDHGHNGLELTLVLQGAFSDEGGRYARGDVEVADGDTEHMPVADISADCICLAVTDAPLKFHGVLPRLLQPLFRI is encoded by the coding sequence ATGACGGAGATCAATCACCACCTGACCGAAAGCCTTGTGATGGGCTATGCCGCCGGCACCCTGCCCGAGGCCGTGAACCTGATCGTCGCCGCGCATGTGTCGATGTGCGACACCTGCCGCGCCGCCGTGGAGGCGCACGAGGCGCTTGGCGGCGCGCTGCTGGACGACACCGACGCCGTGGCGATGGACGACGGCGCGCTGCAGCGGGCGCTGGACGCCGTGCGCGGTGCCGATCCGGAGCCGCGCCCGATCCGTGTGGCCGAACCCGACCCGATCGTCCCCGCACCGCTGGCCGACTACATCGGGGGCGGGCTGGACGACGTGCGCTGGCGTCCGTTGGGCATGGGTGTCAAGCAGGCGATCCTGCCCACCGCCCCCGGAGCCACAGCGCGGCTGTTGTTTATCCCCGCGGGCACCGCCGTGCCGGACCACGGCCACAACGGGCTGGAGCTGACGCTGGTTCTGCAGGGTGCGTTCTCGGACGAGGGCGGCCGCTATGCGCGTGGCGACGTCGAGGTTGCCGACGGCGACACGGAGCACATGCCGGTGGCCGACATCTCGGCGGACTGCATATGTCTTGCCGTCACCGATGCGCCGCTGAAGTTCCACGGCGTCCTGCCGCGTCTGTTGCAACCGTTGTTCCGTATCTAG
- the lpdA gene encoding dihydrolipoyl dehydrogenase has product MDIKVPDIGDFKDVPVVTVLVSVGDTVAEEDALIELESDKATMEVPSSGAGKVKEIKVKEGDRVSEGDVIVVLEGASGEASGGGSDSGKSPEKAPAKEAPKAVEASGTASGPGDVHAEVVVLGSGPGGYTAAFRAADLGKSVVLIEKDKTLGGVCLNVGCIPSKALLHMAKVITEAEETAHHGLTFGKPEIDLDGLRGFKNDVVGKLTGGLDGLAKQRKVKVVKGYGKFTGPNMIDVEGTTVSFDQCIIAAGSEPVALPFIPHDDPRVIDSTGALELADIPKRMLVLGGGIIGLEMACVYDALGSKVTVVELMDQIIPGADKDVVKPLMQRIKGRYENIFLKTKVTAVEAKDDGLHVTFEDDKGESFTDTFDKVLVAVGRRPNGKKVDADKAGVAVDDRGFIAVDSQQRTGVSHIFAIGDVVGQPMLAHKAVHEGKVAAEVCAGEKRHFDAKVIPSVAYTDPEVAWVGLTETQAKEQGVKVEKGVFPWAASGRSLSLGRSEGMTKLIFDPEDQRVIGGCMVGPNAGDLIAEVALAIEMGADAVDLGHTIHPHPTLSETVNFAAEMFEGTITDLMPPRKKKH; this is encoded by the coding sequence ATGGACATCAAAGTACCCGATATCGGCGATTTCAAGGACGTTCCCGTGGTCACGGTCCTCGTCTCGGTGGGCGACACCGTGGCGGAAGAGGACGCCCTGATCGAACTGGAGTCCGACAAGGCGACCATGGAGGTGCCCTCGTCGGGCGCCGGCAAGGTCAAGGAAATCAAGGTCAAGGAAGGCGACCGCGTGTCCGAGGGCGACGTGATCGTCGTGCTCGAAGGTGCGTCGGGCGAGGCGTCCGGCGGCGGCTCCGACTCTGGCAAGTCGCCGGAAAAGGCCCCCGCCAAGGAGGCACCGAAAGCTGTCGAAGCCAGCGGCACCGCGTCCGGTCCGGGCGACGTGCATGCCGAAGTGGTTGTCCTGGGTTCCGGCCCCGGCGGCTATACGGCGGCGTTCCGTGCGGCGGACCTCGGCAAGTCGGTGGTGCTGATCGAGAAGGACAAGACCCTCGGCGGCGTCTGCCTGAACGTGGGCTGCATCCCCTCGAAGGCGCTTCTGCACATGGCCAAGGTCATCACCGAGGCAGAGGAAACCGCGCACCACGGGCTGACGTTCGGAAAGCCGGAGATCGACCTCGACGGCCTGCGCGGCTTCAAGAACGATGTGGTCGGCAAGCTGACCGGCGGCCTCGACGGGTTGGCCAAGCAGCGCAAGGTCAAGGTGGTGAAGGGCTACGGCAAGTTCACCGGGCCGAACATGATCGACGTCGAGGGCACCACGGTCAGCTTCGACCAGTGCATCATCGCCGCCGGCTCCGAACCCGTGGCACTGCCCTTCATCCCGCATGACGATCCGCGGGTAATCGACTCGACCGGCGCGCTGGAACTGGCCGACATCCCGAAGCGGATGCTGGTGCTGGGCGGCGGGATCATCGGGCTGGAGATGGCCTGTGTCTACGATGCCCTGGGATCGAAGGTCACGGTCGTCGAGCTGATGGACCAGATCATCCCTGGCGCAGACAAGGACGTGGTCAAGCCGCTGATGCAGCGCATCAAGGGCCGCTACGAGAACATCTTTCTCAAGACCAAGGTCACGGCGGTCGAGGCGAAGGACGACGGGCTGCATGTCACCTTCGAGGACGACAAGGGCGAGTCCTTCACGGACACCTTCGACAAGGTGCTCGTGGCGGTGGGCCGCCGTCCGAACGGCAAGAAGGTCGATGCCGACAAGGCGGGCGTTGCGGTGGACGACCGCGGTTTCATCGCCGTGGACAGCCAGCAGCGCACCGGCGTGTCGCACATCTTTGCCATCGGCGACGTGGTGGGCCAGCCTATGCTGGCACACAAGGCGGTGCACGAAGGCAAGGTCGCGGCCGAGGTCTGCGCCGGTGAGAAGCGCCACTTCGATGCCAAGGTGATCCCGTCGGTGGCCTACACCGATCCGGAAGTCGCCTGGGTCGGCTTGACGGAGACGCAGGCCAAGGAGCAGGGCGTGAAGGTCGAAAAGGGCGTGTTCCCCTGGGCGGCATCGGGGCGGTCCCTGTCGCTGGGCCGCAGCGAGGGCATGACCAAGCTTATCTTCGACCCCGAGGACCAGCGCGTGATCGGCGGCTGCATGGTCGGCCCGAATGCGGGCGATCTGATCGCCGAAGTGGCCCTGGCCATCGAGATGGGGGCCGATGCGGTCGATCTGGGCCACACGATCCACCCGCACCCGACCCTGTCGGAGACTGTGAACTTCGCGGCGGAGATGTTCGAGGGCACCATCACGGACCTCATGCCGCCCCGCAAGAAGAAGCACTGA
- the aceF gene encoding dihydrolipoyllysine-residue acetyltransferase: protein MATEIKVPDIGDFTDVPVVSILVSVGDTVAEEDALIELESDKATMEVPSSAAGTVKEILVSEGDKVSEGTVIILLEGDGAGAAKEEKSEAPKEEPKEAPKESSAPKSAPAAPAASAVTDKGFNKVHASPSVRAFARRVEVDLAHVNGSGRKGRILREDVEKALKGQSAPAAGAPAASGGMGIPPIPKVDFSKFGPVEDVEMSRIKKISGPALHRSWLNIPHVTHNDEADITELDKYRKEMDTMAKEDGYRVTLLSFVIKASVSALKQHWEVNSSIHPDGDKLIKKDFYNIGFAADTPNGLVVPVIKDADRKGLVDISKDLMELSSKARKGELKSGDMQGATFTISSLGGIGGTSFTPIVNAPEVAILGLTRSKMAPVWDGEQFVPRLMQPLSLSYDHRAIDGALAARFCVTLKTLLGDMRKLMW, encoded by the coding sequence ATGGCAACCGAAATTAAAGTGCCGGACATCGGCGATTTCACCGATGTCCCGGTGGTCAGCATCCTTGTGAGCGTCGGCGACACCGTCGCGGAAGAGGACGCGCTGATCGAACTGGAGTCCGACAAGGCGACGATGGAAGTGCCGTCTTCCGCGGCCGGCACGGTCAAGGAGATCTTGGTCTCCGAAGGCGACAAGGTGTCCGAAGGCACGGTGATCATCCTGCTCGAAGGCGACGGCGCGGGCGCCGCCAAGGAAGAGAAATCCGAGGCACCCAAGGAAGAGCCGAAAGAGGCGCCGAAGGAGTCCTCCGCACCGAAATCCGCCCCGGCCGCCCCCGCGGCGTCGGCGGTGACGGACAAGGGCTTCAACAAGGTCCATGCCTCGCCATCGGTCCGGGCCTTTGCCCGCCGGGTCGAGGTCGACCTCGCCCATGTGAACGGGTCGGGCCGCAAGGGCCGTATCCTGCGCGAGGACGTGGAAAAAGCGCTGAAGGGCCAGTCCGCCCCCGCTGCGGGCGCGCCTGCCGCGTCCGGCGGCATGGGCATCCCGCCGATCCCGAAGGTCGACTTCTCGAAGTTCGGCCCCGTCGAGGACGTGGAGATGTCGCGGATCAAGAAGATCTCCGGCCCCGCGCTGCACCGGTCCTGGCTGAACATCCCGCACGTCACCCACAACGACGAAGCCGACATCACCGAGCTGGACAAGTACCGCAAGGAGATGGACACGATGGCCAAGGAAGACGGCTATCGCGTCACGCTTCTGTCCTTCGTCATCAAGGCGTCGGTCTCGGCGCTGAAACAGCACTGGGAAGTGAATTCGTCGATCCACCCGGACGGCGACAAGCTGATCAAGAAGGACTTCTACAACATCGGCTTCGCGGCGGACACGCCGAACGGGCTGGTGGTTCCGGTCATCAAGGACGCCGACCGCAAGGGTCTGGTGGACATCTCCAAGGACCTGATGGAGCTGAGCTCAAAGGCCCGCAAAGGGGAGCTGAAGTCCGGCGACATGCAGGGCGCGACCTTCACCATCTCGTCCCTGGGCGGGATCGGCGGCACGTCCTTCACCCCCATCGTGAATGCGCCGGAAGTGGCGATCCTCGGCCTCACCCGGTCGAAGATGGCCCCGGTCTGGGACGGAGAGCAGTTCGTTCCGCGCCTCATGCAGCCGCTGTCGCTGTCTTATGACCACCGTGCCATCGACGGCGCGCTTGCCGCACGCTTCTGCGTGACGCTCAAGACGCTGCTTGGCGACATGCGCAAGCTGATGTGGTGA
- the aceE gene encoding pyruvate dehydrogenase (acetyl-transferring), homodimeric type, giving the protein MKDAPRDLDPVESQEWQEAIEDVIERDGADRAHFLLDKAVQRARAAGTRLPFSATTPYQNTISPDDEVDMPGDLEMEWRIRTINRWNAMATVVKRNKESSEYGGHIASFASSAALYDVGLNHFWRSKSAIHGGDLVFFQGHVIPGIYARSFMEGRISEEQLKQFRSEVGGEGLSSYPHPWLMPDYWQFPTVSMGLGPLMAIYQARFMKYMENRGLIEKQDRKVWAFLGDGEMDEPESLGAIHLAAREGLDNLIFVVNCNLQRLDGPVRGNSKIVQELEGNFRGSGWDVIKLLWGRGWDELLEQDTSGKLRQLMDETIDGDYQTFKSKDGAYIREHFFGKYPETAELVKDWTDDQIWALRRGGHDPKKVYNAFLRATKAEGQPTVLLVKTVKGYGMGTAGEGQNTTHQQKKMQVDQLKAMRDRFRIPVTDEELAKGDAPFVTLNNAQKAYLAERREELGGAFPKRFTDAPKLEVPKLDAFKKELQDSGDREFSTTMAFVRILTTLLRDKKVGKQVVPIVPDESRTFGMEGLFRSVGIYNPKGQLYTPEDREQMSYYKESESGQVLQEGINEAGAMADWIAAATSYSNHGVPMIPFYIYYSMFGFQRIGDLAWAAGDSRARGFMLGGTAGRTTLNGEGLQHEDGHSHILASTIPNCISYDPTFSYEVAVIVQNGLQRMFVDQEDVYFYLTLMNENYHHPEMPMGSEEGIIKGLYRMKKADKPAKKHVNLMGSGTILVQAIKAAKMLEEDFAVTSDIWSATSFNELARDYQDCERHNRLNPFAEERVPYITQTLTNVQGPIVVATDYMKNYAEQVRGAVKQRFTVLGTDGFGRSDSRVNLRKFFEVDANHIAAAAMVDLWREGVVSEKDLEAAMKKYDIDGGKPNPRLV; this is encoded by the coding sequence ATGAAAGACGCTCCCCGGGATCTAGATCCGGTCGAATCCCAGGAATGGCAGGAAGCCATCGAGGACGTGATCGAGCGCGACGGTGCGGACCGCGCGCATTTCCTGCTGGACAAGGCGGTGCAACGCGCAAGGGCAGCCGGGACACGGTTGCCCTTTTCTGCGACCACCCCCTACCAGAACACCATTTCTCCGGACGACGAGGTCGACATGCCCGGCGATCTGGAGATGGAATGGCGCATCCGCACCATCAACCGCTGGAATGCCATGGCGACGGTGGTGAAGCGGAACAAGGAATCGTCCGAGTACGGCGGCCACATTGCATCTTTCGCGTCGTCCGCGGCGCTTTATGACGTCGGCCTGAACCACTTCTGGCGTTCCAAGAGCGCGATCCACGGCGGTGATCTGGTGTTCTTCCAGGGCCACGTGATCCCCGGCATCTACGCGCGGTCCTTCATGGAGGGCCGGATCAGCGAAGAGCAGCTCAAGCAGTTCCGTTCCGAAGTCGGCGGCGAGGGGCTGTCGTCCTACCCGCACCCCTGGCTCATGCCGGACTACTGGCAGTTCCCGACGGTCAGCATGGGCCTTGGCCCGCTGATGGCGATCTACCAGGCACGTTTCATGAAATACATGGAGAACCGTGGCCTGATCGAGAAGCAGGACCGCAAGGTCTGGGCCTTCCTCGGCGACGGCGAGATGGACGAGCCGGAATCGCTGGGCGCGATCCACCTTGCCGCCCGCGAAGGGTTGGACAACCTGATCTTCGTCGTGAACTGCAACCTGCAGCGGCTCGACGGTCCGGTGCGCGGCAACTCCAAGATCGTTCAGGAACTTGAGGGCAACTTCCGCGGTTCCGGCTGGGACGTGATCAAGCTGCTCTGGGGCCGTGGCTGGGACGAATTGCTCGAACAGGACACCTCCGGCAAGCTGCGCCAGCTGATGGACGAGACCATCGACGGCGACTACCAGACCTTCAAGTCGAAGGACGGCGCCTACATCCGCGAGCATTTCTTCGGCAAGTATCCGGAGACCGCCGAACTGGTGAAGGACTGGACCGACGATCAGATCTGGGCGCTGCGCCGCGGCGGTCACGATCCGAAGAAGGTCTACAACGCCTTCCTGCGCGCCACCAAGGCCGAGGGCCAGCCGACCGTTCTGCTGGTCAAGACCGTCAAGGGCTACGGCATGGGCACTGCCGGCGAGGGCCAGAACACCACCCACCAGCAGAAGAAGATGCAGGTGGACCAGCTCAAGGCGATGCGGGACCGCTTCCGCATTCCGGTGACTGACGAGGAACTGGCGAAGGGCGACGCGCCGTTCGTGACGCTCAACAACGCTCAGAAGGCCTACCTGGCCGAGAGGCGCGAGGAACTGGGCGGGGCCTTCCCCAAGCGGTTCACCGACGCGCCGAAGCTGGAGGTCCCGAAACTCGACGCCTTCAAGAAGGAGTTGCAGGACTCGGGCGACCGAGAGTTCTCCACCACCATGGCCTTTGTCCGCATCCTCACCACGCTGCTGCGCGACAAGAAGGTGGGCAAGCAAGTCGTGCCGATCGTGCCGGACGAAAGCCGCACCTTCGGCATGGAAGGGCTGTTCCGGTCGGTGGGCATCTACAATCCGAAGGGGCAGCTTTATACCCCCGAAGACCGTGAACAGATGTCCTACTACAAGGAATCCGAGAGCGGTCAGGTGCTTCAGGAAGGCATCAACGAGGCCGGGGCCATGGCCGACTGGATCGCGGCGGCAACGTCGTATTCCAACCACGGCGTGCCGATGATCCCGTTCTACATCTACTACTCGATGTTCGGGTTCCAGCGGATCGGCGACCTGGCCTGGGCGGCGGGCGACAGCCGCGCACGCGGCTTCATGCTGGGCGGCACCGCCGGGCGGACTACGCTGAACGGCGAAGGTTTGCAGCACGAGGACGGCCACAGCCACATCCTTGCCAGCACCATCCCGAACTGCATCAGCTACGACCCGACGTTCTCTTACGAAGTCGCGGTGATCGTGCAGAACGGCCTGCAGCGGATGTTCGTGGATCAGGAGGACGTCTACTTCTACCTGACCCTGATGAACGAGAACTATCATCACCCGGAAATGCCGATGGGCTCCGAAGAGGGCATCATCAAGGGCCTCTACCGGATGAAGAAGGCCGACAAGCCCGCCAAGAAGCACGTCAACCTGATGGGCTCCGGCACGATCCTCGTGCAGGCGATCAAGGCGGCGAAGATGCTGGAAGAGGACTTTGCCGTCACCTCCGACATCTGGTCGGCGACCTCGTTCAACGAACTGGCCCGCGACTACCAGGACTGCGAGCGGCACAACCGTCTCAACCCCTTCGCGGAAGAGCGCGTGCCCTACATCACCCAGACCCTGACCAACGTGCAGGGGCCGATCGTGGTGGCGACGGACTACATGAAGAACTACGCCGAACAGGTGCGCGGCGCGGTCAAGCAGCGCTTCACCGTTCTGGGCACCGACGGCTTCGGCCGCTCGGACAGCCGGGTGAACCTGCGCAAGTTCTTCGAGGTGGACGCGAACCACATCGCCGCCGCTGCAATGGTGGACCTGTGGCGCGAAGGCGTCGTCTCGGAGAAGGATCTCGAGGCGGCCATGAAGAAATACGATATCGACGGCGGCAAGCCGAACCCGCGTTTGGTTTGA
- a CDS encoding DNA recombination protein RmuC yields MIALGGVTLDLNDPLVLAGLGGVAVVLLILLLLVMTVRAAGRSARAVEPLGQLARRVQALSDGQERLAGGLHHVSEAQAASQSAMIQLMEQRLAEVQERMAENLHGSARRTARSLGELQERLQVIDKAQANITRLSGDVLSLQDILSNKQTRGAFGEIQLNDIVSKALPSDSYTLQATLSNGRRADCLIHLPNPPGPIVVDAKFPLEGYEALRRAEGPEQTARASQAFRLSVRKHIRDISDRYLIEGETADGALMFLPSEAIYAELHANFPELVREGFTARVWIVSPTTCMATLNTMRAILKDARMRAQAGAIRKELHALSGDVERLSIRVGNLDRHFGMAAKDIEEIRISADKAGKRARRLDNFDFEELAEEPLALAEGDGRGANRE; encoded by the coding sequence ATGATCGCGTTGGGCGGGGTCACGCTGGACCTGAACGATCCTCTTGTGCTGGCCGGGCTGGGTGGCGTCGCGGTGGTTCTGCTGATCCTGCTTCTGCTGGTGATGACGGTGCGCGCGGCGGGCCGGTCGGCGCGGGCGGTGGAGCCGTTGGGGCAGTTGGCGCGCCGCGTGCAGGCCCTGTCGGACGGGCAGGAGCGTCTGGCGGGCGGCCTGCATCATGTCAGCGAGGCGCAGGCGGCCAGCCAGTCCGCGATGATCCAGCTTATGGAGCAGCGGCTGGCCGAGGTGCAGGAGCGCATGGCCGAGAACCTGCATGGCTCCGCACGGCGCACGGCCCGGTCGCTGGGCGAGTTGCAGGAGCGGCTGCAGGTCATCGACAAGGCGCAGGCCAACATCACCCGTCTGTCGGGCGACGTGCTGTCGTTGCAGGACATCCTGTCGAACAAGCAGACCCGCGGCGCCTTCGGCGAGATCCAGTTGAACGACATCGTATCGAAGGCACTGCCCTCGGACAGTTATACGCTGCAGGCGACCCTTTCGAACGGGCGGCGGGCGGACTGCCTGATCCACCTGCCGAACCCGCCGGGACCGATCGTGGTGGACGCGAAGTTCCCGCTGGAGGGCTATGAGGCGCTGCGCCGGGCAGAGGGGCCGGAACAGACGGCCCGCGCGTCGCAGGCTTTCCGGCTGTCGGTGCGCAAACACATACGCGACATTTCGGATCGCTACCTGATCGAGGGCGAGACGGCAGACGGCGCACTGATGTTCCTGCCCTCTGAGGCGATCTACGCCGAGTTGCACGCCAACTTTCCGGAGCTTGTGCGCGAGGGATTCACCGCCCGGGTCTGGATCGTATCGCCCACTACCTGCATGGCGACGCTGAACACGATGCGGGCGATTCTCAAGGATGCCCGCATGCGGGCGCAGGCGGGGGCGATCCGCAAGGAACTGCACGCGTTGTCCGGCGATGTGGAGCGTCTGAGCATCCGGGTCGGGAACCTCGACCGCCACTTCGGTATGGCCGCGAAGGACATCGAAGAGATCCGCATCAGCGCCGACAAAGCCGGTAAGCGTGCAAGACGGCTGGATAATTTCGATTTCGAGGAACTCGCCGAAGAGCCTCTGGCGCTTGCCGAAGGCGACGGCCGGGGCGCAAATCGAGAGTAG